Part of the Vicia villosa cultivar HV-30 ecotype Madison, WI unplaced genomic scaffold, Vvil1.0 ctg.000449F_1_1, whole genome shotgun sequence genome is shown below.
ctggcaagacatcagaagatggtcgaagcagaatcagaacatgggtctatggaagcatcagaagaacaagagaacagaagcactgaagttctgatggtatcacgctcagaagcacttcaaggtcagaagatcagaagatgctttgcaccaagctgtttgactctgatgatattcaaacgttgtattcacaaacatcagatcagaaggaagtacaagtggcaggctacgctgactgacaaaaggaacgttaaaagctattaaaggctacgtcagtagacacagcgtgaacaaggctcgaggtagttgacaaaagcgtataacattaaatgcgatgctgtacggaacacgcaaagcattaaatgcactcaacggtcatcttctccaacgcctataaatatgaagttctgatgagaagcaaggttaacgattctgcaccaaaacaactcatatcaacttgctgaaacgctgttcaaatcaaagctcagaatcttcatcttcatcaaagctcactacattgctgttgtaatatattagtgagattaagcttaaacgttaagagaaatatcacagtttgtgattatagcttttaagaagcatttgtaatactcttagaattgattacattaagttgtaaggaactagagtgatcgtgtggatcagaatactctaggaagtcttagaggttatctaagcaggttgtaactagagtgatcgtgtggatcagtatactctagaaaagtcttagagggtatctaagcagttgttcctggagtgatcagtgtgtgatcagaagactctggaagacttagttgctgactaagtggaaaaccattgtaatccgtgcgattagtggattaaatcctcagttgaggtaaatcatctctgcgggggtggactggagtagtttagttaacaacgaaccaggataaaaataactgtgcaatttatttttatctgtcaagtttttaaagctacacttattcaaacccccccccccccctttctaagtgtttttctatccttcacacccATGAAGGATATAAAATCCCAATCATCTGGCAATGTTGTCTTGGAGCATATTGGAAGCACTGCTTTGCACCCTGATGAACCAAAGgaagcattatatatatatatatatatattatttccttCGATTATTGTGTTATTTGATCTAATGTTTTCCTTATTTGCAAGACAAGCAAATCACTCTTCTTGATTCTTCTGCCCATTCTGATATTCCACCTAACATTGGTATTGATTCGCCTCAACCTATATCTAGTGGTGCAGCCCACAGCAAAGGTTTCTCAAATGCGGCCAATAAATCTAATGTAGGTGATGCTCAATGTAATGCCcgtattttgatttattatttaattaggaCTATTTTGTATTTATTGAGTTTTGGCGTATTTTGAGTGACCGAGTCGGTATtatttcgggatagcggatcgatagtGAAtcgagaattttaatatttttagtattggaaatattattagaataatatttgaagtttatgGAATTTTCTGAATAATTAAGAATAGACCGGaaaaaatatgagacattgagtaaaAAGGGAGTATACTGAAATAATTAAATGGGCTAGAGGTAAGTGTTGCATGTGTAATTTTATAGGCCCAATTAAAATGGAGAAGTGAGGCATGCCATTTAGATTTTAGAAAACCAGAATCATAACATTGTGGAGAAATAGCAAAGTATCATAGGAGgagataaaaaagaaaagagaggaGGCACGAAGCTTTGCCGTGAAGAGGAAAGAAATTGGAGAATTATGCAAAGATCGGAATGCTTGGATTCGACCGTAATTTCAATCTGAGGAACGAATTATAGAGCGGACTCTGAAtaaaaggtaagggtggggttcttgctctataaacggagATATGATGGACCATATGTGGGGTTTATGGTATTAGTATTATCTCTATATGTTGGTATGATTATTAGTGCCCGTGATATTGCTGTGTGAATTTGCTGGAAATTGCTTGTAGAAATTGTTACTGTGTGATAATTGAATTGCACTGTCTGTGAATTATAATCGATGAATGATTATttgtgatgtgaatggattagtGATGTCGTGACTATTAATGTTATGGGATTAAAATTATTGATTAAGACTGAGATCAGAAGGAAAATATAAACTAGAACGAGGAGGAAAAATTATTAGGGACAGGGACCCCATATACATGGGACGGACGTCCCTTGGGAAGACCCCACTTTTTGTGTGGGGCGGGAGGCCCATCCATGTGGGGCGGTTGCCCTTTGGTTGCAATCAGTCCCTTAttaatccaaaatctctcaaaataatcacttttaacCAAAAGTTGCAttttgataagttgtttgttttgtcaagacctacaactttcatgtttggagattttcgagtttgtaggcaaaaattgaagttcccaaaattaggttaaaaatcacttaaaaccctaattttgactttttgattcttaatgaattctttgaattttatttgatcaaatgtattcaataataatattatgatGATTTTAATCCTTAAAATTTCATAGTTGACCATTTtactcaaaagtcaaaggttgacttgcacaattgactttttccaaataaagtgcaattttgtgattttcttatgaatcaaggtctcctcttcaaatgaatgatgggaacggattataatgttgatttgaatgtccttgaatcatattttgagtcttggaaccatgtcctgattaaaagtcaaccatccaatggaattaggtcaaaaaccctaattgaagcttctgataaacttgaaggtgattgatcttgcattgaactATCCTTGGACTTTGATATTGATTagagaatcctttgaatcatagaagaaTGTTGAATTCCTTTTTGGGCCTCAAACCCCTAATTTGCCCAATCTCTTCTTGATCTGTCTCCTGTCTTGGGACACAAGCAAAAACGACaatcttttgtatttttgttagcaaatgataaatgcatgatgattatgatgataatgataatccTAGTATATAAGATATGGTAGGATTTCAGTGGTAAAAAATCGGGGTACAACAGTAGACATACTTCCACTTGTTAACACTTGCAGCATAATGAAAGGAGATGTTATCAATGGGTACATCAGGAACTCTAGTTGCAAGTTTGCTAGAAGTAGGCTTCTTTTTAAGAGGGATGTCTGAGACATCACATTCAACATCAGTATCAGAGCTAGAGATAACATTGACCTTTCTCTTCTTGGGAATCACTTTGCTCCAAGTTCTTGGAGGACCAACAGTATCCTTTTTGGAGGAATCAATACCAGCTTTCTTTTTGGAGGGACTTTGACCAACTACCTTCTTGCCTTTTGTAGTCATGAACCTTTTGGCTATGCTAGGGTCTATACTAGCTATAAGGCCATTATCAAAATACTCATCAAGGTCTACAACTTCAGTACCAGTACCAGTACCAGTATCAGCTTCAGTACCAACTTCAGTATCGTCTTCAACAACAACATTCACATCAACACCAACTTTCTTTTCTTTAGAAGGATCCAACTCAGTATCCTCCATTGTTTCAACATCGTGAACAACATCTAGTTCAGCTTCCATATTAGGTTCATTAATTTCTTGATTCAATGGAACAGACACTCCAGGAACATCATGGTTTTCACTCAAAATTCTAGTCAAAAGTTCCTTGATAGCATTATGAACATATTTAGATCCTTCCCTAGTCTTATCACCAGAAGGAGTGGGAGACGAGGACTTATAAACATTACTAGTAAATCTTTCCTTAGGTCTTCTTGTAAGAGGAGTTATTGGCTTTTGCACCTTCAGATCATCCGCAGTCACCATCCTCAGAGGGACAGTGTCCAGAACTTCGTTAGGGTTCACAGTTTGTGCCCTAGAGTCGGATGAAAGATCAACGTTAGAGGACATATTCTTGGGAGATGATGAGCTTGGTTGTTGAGACATCTTGATCAACCGAAAATTGATGAACAAATAGTAGCTGTAGATTTTGGGGTGAGTATGGAAGATGAGGGAGTGGTTGATGATGGAAATAGGAATGGGATAGCGTGTAAGCGTGTGACTATTCCACTTTTGGTAAGATTGTAAAAGGAGAGGGAAATTAATTTTGTGGCCAATCagaaataaattcaaatattgaATATCTAAAATGTCCTTAACGATGTTCCCATATATGATTATTTTCTATAATCCCTCGTAAAGATAAATTCTTACTTACCCCTTAAGTTTTTAAATTGATTTGCATTTAAGGCCTTTATGAAAATGTCAGCAAGCTTCAGTTCAGTGGCCACATGCTCCAATG
Proteins encoded:
- the LOC131628380 gene encoding uncharacterized protein LOC131628380, with the protein product MSQQPSSSSPKNMSSNVDLSSDSRAQTVNPNEVLDTVPLRMVTADDLKVQKPITPLTRRPKERFTSNVYKSSSPTPSGDKTREGSKYVHNAIKELLTRILSENHDVPGVSVPLNQEINEPNMEAELDVVHDVETMEDTELDPSKEKKVGVDVNVVVEDDTEVGTEADTGTGTGTEVVDLDEYFDNGLIASIDPSIAKRFMTTKGKKVVGQSPSKKKAGIDSSKKDTVGPPRTWSKVIPKKRKVNVISSSDTDVECDVSDIPLKKKPTSSKLATRVPDVPIDNISFHYAASVNKWKYVYCCTPIFYH